A DNA window from Elephas maximus indicus isolate mEleMax1 chromosome 17, mEleMax1 primary haplotype, whole genome shotgun sequence contains the following coding sequences:
- the POU2F3 gene encoding POU domain, class 2, transcription factor 3 isoform X3, producing the protein MMSGNQMSGDMTSLHPLQQLVLVPSHLQSVSQFLLSQTQPGQQGLQPNLLPFPQQQSSLLLPQTGPGLTSQAVGRPGLSGSSLEPHLESPQHLPVPKHLPSSGGADEPSDLEELEKFAKTFKQRRIKLGFTQGDVGLAMGKLYGNDFSQTTISRFEALNLSFKNMCKLKPLLEKWLNDAESSPSDSSVSTPSSYPTLSEVFGRKRKKRTSIETNIRLTLEKRFQDVSNSFWWEWAGHPPQNPKPSSEEISMIAEQLSMEKEVVRVWFCNRRQKEKRINCPVATPIKSSIYNSRLVSPSGSLGPLSVPPVHSTMSGTVTSSCSPGNNSRPSSPGSGLHTSSPTASQNNSKAAVNSSSGFNSSGSWYRWNHPTYLH; encoded by the exons TCCCAGTTCCTGCTTTCTCAGACCCAGCCTGGTCAGCAAG gTCTGCAGCCAAATCTTCTCCCCTTTCCACAGCAACAAAGcagtctcctcctccctcagacggGGCCAGGCCTTACGTCCCAG GCTGTTGGGCGCCCTGGGCTGTCAGGATCTTCTTTAGAACCCCATCTGGAATCACCCCAGCATCTCCCAGTGCCCAAGCATCTGCCCAGTTCTGGAGGGGCCGATGAGCCCAGTGACCTCGAGGAGCTGGAGAAGTTTGCCAAGACCTTCAAACAGAGGCGCATCAAGCTGGGATtcacacag GGAGACGTGGGGCTGGCAATGGGAAAGCTATATGGCAATGACTTCAGCCAGACTACTATTTCACGATTTGAGGCCCTCAATCTGAGCTTTAAGAACATGTGCAAGCTCAAGCCACTGCTGGAGAAGTGGCTGAATGATGCAG AGTCCTCTCCTTCAGACTCCTCAGTGAGCACCCCCAGCTCTTACCCCACCCTCAGTGAAGTAtttgggaggaagaggaagaaacggACCAGCATTGAGACCAATATCCGCCTGACTCTGGAGAAGAGATTTCAAGATGTAAGCAACTCCTTTTGGTGGGAGTGGGCAGGCCACCCTCCACAG AATCCAAAGCCCAGCTCAGAGGAGATCTCCATGATCGCAGAGCAGTTGTCCATGGAGAAGGAGGTAGTGAGGGTCTGGTTCTGCAACCGTCGCCAAAAAGAGAAGCGAATCAACTGCCCTGTGGCTACACCCATCAAGTCGTCCATCTACAATTCCCGGCTG GTCTCTCCCTCGGGGTCTCTGGGCCCCCTTTCTGTCCCTCCTGTCCACAGCACCATGTCTGGAACAG TCACATCATCCTGTTCCCCTGGGAATAACAGCAGGCCTTCGTCTCCTGGCTCAGGACTCCACACCAGCAGCCCCACTGCATCTCAAAATAACTCAAAGGCAGCAGTGAACTCCTCCTCCGGTTTTAACTCTTCAGG atCTTGGTACCGATGGAATCATCCCACCTACCTCCACTGa